A window of Aquitalea denitrificans contains these coding sequences:
- a CDS encoding response regulator transcription factor encodes MIRVIIAEDHKIVREGIKQLISLAEDISVVGEATNGTQLLEQLRQISADVLLLDISMPGTNGLETIPRIRALDNPPAILMLSMHDEVQIAARALKAGAAGYSTKDSDPALLLTAIRKVAGGGRYIDPQLADRMVFEVGLTDSRPAHTQLSEREYQVFERLVHGTNVNEIAQQLNISAKTVSTHKVRLMQKLQAHSVADMVRYAIDHKLI; translated from the coding sequence ATGATTCGCGTCATCATTGCCGAAGACCATAAAATCGTCCGCGAGGGCATCAAGCAGCTGATCTCGCTGGCCGAAGACATCAGCGTGGTGGGAGAAGCCACCAATGGCACCCAGTTACTGGAACAGCTGCGCCAGATCAGTGCGGATGTCCTGTTACTGGATATTTCCATGCCCGGCACCAACGGGCTGGAAACCATTCCGCGCATCCGGGCGCTGGACAATCCGCCTGCCATCCTGATGTTGTCCATGCACGACGAAGTACAGATTGCCGCCCGTGCCCTCAAGGCCGGTGCCGCCGGTTACAGCACCAAGGACAGCGACCCGGCACTGCTGCTGACCGCCATACGCAAAGTCGCTGGTGGCGGACGCTATATCGACCCGCAACTGGCCGACCGCATGGTGTTCGAAGTGGGCCTGACCGACTCGCGCCCGGCGCACACCCAGCTGTCCGAACGCGAATACCAGGTGTTCGAGCGGCTGGTGCACGGCACCAACGTCAACGAAATTGCCCAGCAGCTCAACATCAGCGCCAAGACAGTCAGCACCCATAAAGTGCGGCTGATGCAGAAGCTGCAAGCACACTCGGTGGCCGACATGGTGCGCTACGCCATCGACCACAAGCTGATCTGA
- a CDS encoding PAS domain-containing sensor histidine kinase, which produces MQPALRHRFLLFSLTALLASLFCTLAMAANPAPRNWLAAHRNWRVGVVLQAPYAQINPRSHLLEGADVEVMLLLANKMDVQLSWRTFATRQALDKAVENAEVDISPGMLQTPASLRHWLFSQPYLRVPHKIVGFPDGSGNAVDLDRLSLSERLALDGNSDALRFVRRNYPELPRVEVANDRTALQTVQQQYAEYAIVDEAQLATLLKEPEFSRLAVVGDLGYTHLLRIAVRRDWPELPAVLDRQLQDIPGIRMEQLYAHWMLPSYPRLIDSLGFWHRMTLALLLATLLLAGLFGHQRQQRRWAEKRLLAARLELEARDLAEESLRLTQFSIDNSTVGILWVNWDGRIQYANRAVESMLGYPAEQLLSLSLPELQPSLDNNRWLDLWNQLRSSKALSSFETSSLKADGQFLPVGVTLSFLKFGRTEYLVVYLNDITERQKARAALEESEARFKGMASNVPGMVFRLERPAAQHPVRLAFVSDASQTMLGYSPLDLICMPEGWLDVVASEDRSSYQQAWQDAADNNHNLAWQGRMLHHGGDMRWVDIKAAVRCFDDGHVVWDGIVWDISENKHNELQLAESRGLLRSLSGHLESVREEEKARIAREVHDELGQILTVLRLETSMCELSFGQSDSKLAERLQAMKKLIEQTFQIVRDVATALRPPVLDAGIGSAIEWQARRFEKRSGIPCLVSVPDSPIALSDARAIGVFRILQEALTNVLRHAEASTVSVGLTCQQGIITLSIADDGKGFDPQAHRQLRSFGLVGIRERVLLLGGKLDIDSQPEQGCTLTIRLPVEEGREVA; this is translated from the coding sequence ATGCAGCCGGCCCTTCGCCACCGATTTCTGCTTTTCTCCCTGACAGCCCTGCTGGCAAGCCTGTTCTGCACGCTGGCCATGGCGGCGAACCCTGCACCCCGCAACTGGCTGGCCGCTCATCGCAACTGGCGGGTTGGCGTGGTGCTGCAAGCACCCTATGCCCAGATCAATCCACGCAGCCACCTGCTGGAAGGGGCCGATGTCGAAGTGATGCTGCTGCTGGCCAACAAGATGGACGTGCAGCTGAGCTGGCGTACCTTTGCCACCCGGCAAGCACTGGACAAAGCGGTGGAAAATGCGGAAGTGGACATCTCGCCCGGGATGCTGCAGACCCCGGCCAGCTTGCGCCACTGGCTGTTTTCCCAACCCTATCTGCGCGTGCCACACAAGATCGTCGGCTTCCCGGATGGCAGCGGTAATGCGGTGGATCTGGACCGGCTGTCACTGAGCGAACGGCTGGCGCTGGATGGCAATAGCGACGCCCTGCGCTTTGTCCGCCGCAATTATCCCGAGCTGCCACGGGTGGAAGTGGCCAACGACCGCACCGCCCTGCAAACCGTGCAGCAGCAGTACGCTGAATACGCCATTGTCGACGAAGCCCAACTGGCCACCCTGCTCAAGGAACCGGAATTCTCGCGCCTGGCCGTGGTGGGTGATCTGGGCTACACCCATCTGCTGCGCATCGCCGTACGGCGTGACTGGCCCGAGCTACCTGCCGTACTGGACCGCCAACTGCAGGACATCCCCGGCATCCGCATGGAACAGCTATATGCGCACTGGATGCTGCCCAGCTATCCCCGGCTGATCGACTCGCTGGGCTTCTGGCACCGCATGACACTAGCCCTGCTGCTGGCCACGTTGCTGCTGGCCGGCCTGTTTGGCCACCAGCGGCAGCAACGCCGCTGGGCGGAAAAGCGCTTGCTCGCCGCCAGACTCGAGCTGGAAGCACGTGATCTGGCAGAAGAATCGCTGCGGCTGACACAGTTCTCCATCGACAACAGCACCGTGGGCATCCTGTGGGTGAACTGGGATGGCCGCATCCAGTATGCCAACCGCGCAGTGGAAAGCATGCTGGGCTACCCGGCCGAACAATTGCTCAGCTTGTCACTGCCGGAATTACAACCCTCGCTGGACAACAACCGCTGGCTGGACCTGTGGAACCAGCTGCGCAGCAGCAAGGCGCTGAGCAGCTTTGAAACCAGCAGCCTGAAAGCCGACGGCCAGTTTCTGCCAGTAGGCGTCACCCTGAGTTTCCTCAAGTTTGGCCGTACCGAATACCTGGTGGTTTACCTCAATGACATTACCGAACGGCAAAAGGCCAGGGCCGCGCTGGAAGAAAGCGAAGCCCGCTTCAAGGGCATGGCCAGCAATGTGCCGGGCATGGTATTCCGGCTGGAACGCCCGGCAGCGCAGCACCCGGTACGGCTGGCCTTTGTCAGTGACGCCAGCCAGACCATGCTGGGCTACAGCCCGCTGGACCTGATATGCATGCCGGAAGGTTGGCTGGACGTGGTGGCCAGCGAGGACCGCAGCAGCTACCAGCAAGCCTGGCAGGATGCCGCCGACAACAACCACAACCTGGCCTGGCAGGGCCGCATGCTGCACCACGGCGGTGACATGCGCTGGGTGGACATCAAGGCAGCGGTGCGCTGTTTTGACGATGGCCACGTGGTGTGGGACGGCATTGTCTGGGACATCTCGGAAAACAAGCACAATGAATTGCAGCTGGCCGAATCGCGCGGCTTGCTGCGCAGTCTGTCCGGCCACCTGGAATCGGTAAGAGAAGAAGAAAAAGCCCGCATCGCCCGCGAAGTCCATGATGAACTGGGCCAGATTCTTACCGTACTGCGGCTGGAAACCTCCATGTGCGAGCTGAGCTTCGGCCAGAGCGACAGCAAGCTGGCCGAGCGCCTGCAAGCCATGAAAAAGCTGATCGAGCAGACTTTCCAGATCGTGCGCGATGTCGCCACCGCACTGCGCCCGCCAGTGCTGGATGCCGGTATCGGCTCGGCCATTGAATGGCAGGCACGCCGTTTTGAAAAGCGCAGCGGCATTCCCTGCCTGGTATCGGTACCGGACAGCCCCATTGCGCTGAGCGATGCCCGTGCCATCGGCGTGTTCCGCATTCTGCAGGAAGCGCTGACCAATGTGCTGCGCCATGCCGAAGCCAGCACCGTCAGCGTTGGCCTTACCTGTCAGCAGGGCATCATCACTCTGAGCATTGCCGACGATGGCAAGGGTTTCGACCCGCAAGCCCATCGCCAGCTGCGCTCCTTCGGCCTGGTAGGCATCCGCGAACGGGTGCTGTTGCTGGGCGGCAAACTGGATATCGACAGCCAACCGGAACAGGGCTGCACCCTGACCATCCGCCTGCCGGTAGAAGAAGGAAGGGAAGTCGCATGA
- a CDS encoding efflux RND transporter periplasmic adaptor subunit — protein sequence MPRFISLHRRSLLVAAVLLLAVAVYLLYPRPPASHYLTATVSPMNLEDTVLATGTIKALREVSVGAQVSGQVKSLKVVLGQSVKKGDVLAEIDPRTQENSLEDAQASVSSYQSQLKSKLAALLKAKQDFARQQQMLGQQATSQESYDSAKAALDGADADAQQLQAQLQQARISLKTAQLNLGYTRILAPIDGVVVALPVEEGQTVNASQSTPTIVKLAQLDTVTVKAEISEGDVVKVKPGLPVYFTILGEPDRRYQASLRSIDPAPQSYSDSSDSTSTSSTSTSSTSSSSSSTAIYYYGLFDVPNPQHKLRINMTAQVTVVLSQVKGVLAIPANALGVAGKDGRYAVRVLQADGKIQPRQVKIGLNNNVHAQVLSGLRAGEQVVLGEASATASSSSGGHNGPPPMGM from the coding sequence ATGCCCCGCTTTATTTCCCTGCACCGCCGCAGCCTGCTGGTAGCTGCCGTATTGCTGCTGGCCGTTGCCGTATACCTACTGTATCCACGTCCGCCAGCCAGTCACTATCTGACCGCCACCGTCAGCCCGATGAATCTGGAAGATACCGTGCTGGCCACCGGCACCATCAAGGCTCTGCGCGAAGTCAGTGTGGGTGCCCAGGTGTCCGGCCAGGTGAAGTCGCTCAAGGTGGTATTGGGGCAGAGCGTGAAGAAGGGCGATGTGCTGGCGGAAATCGACCCGCGCACCCAGGAGAATTCGCTGGAAGATGCCCAGGCATCGGTCAGCAGCTATCAGTCACAGCTCAAATCCAAACTGGCGGCCTTGCTGAAGGCCAAGCAGGATTTTGCCCGCCAGCAGCAGATGCTGGGCCAGCAGGCCACCTCGCAGGAAAGCTATGACAGTGCCAAGGCTGCGCTGGATGGTGCCGATGCTGACGCCCAGCAACTGCAGGCACAGTTGCAGCAGGCCCGCATCAGCCTGAAAACCGCCCAACTCAATCTGGGCTATACCCGCATCCTGGCCCCGATTGACGGGGTGGTGGTGGCCTTGCCGGTGGAAGAGGGCCAGACGGTGAATGCCAGCCAGTCCACCCCCACCATCGTCAAACTGGCGCAACTGGACACGGTGACGGTAAAGGCAGAAATATCCGAGGGTGATGTGGTCAAGGTCAAGCCCGGTCTGCCGGTGTACTTCACCATCCTGGGTGAGCCGGATCGCCGCTATCAGGCCAGCCTGCGCTCCATTGATCCCGCGCCGCAGTCCTATAGCGACTCCAGCGACAGCACCAGTACCAGCAGCACCTCTACCAGTTCTACCTCCAGCAGTTCTTCGTCCACCGCCATTTATTATTACGGCCTGTTCGACGTGCCCAATCCGCAGCACAAGCTACGTATCAATATGACGGCACAGGTTACCGTGGTGCTCAGCCAGGTGAAGGGCGTGCTGGCCATTCCGGCCAATGCACTGGGTGTGGCGGGCAAGGATGGCCGCTACGCGGTGCGGGTGTTGCAGGCGGACGGCAAGATCCAGCCGCGCCAGGTGAAGATCGGCCTGAACAATAATGTGCATGCCCAGGTGTTGTCCGGCCTGCGCGCTGGCGAACAGGTGGTGCTGGGCGAAGCCAGTGCCACGGCCAGCAGCAGTAGTGGTGGTCATAACGGCCCGCCGCCGATGGGGATGTAA
- a CDS encoding MacB family efflux pump subunit: MSIPLLALSGVCRDFASGEDTVTVLDNINLQIQAGEMVAIIGVSGSGKSTLMNILGCLDAPSRGSYRVAGQPVADMSPDQLAQLRREHFGFIFQRYHLLGELNALQNVELPAVYAGSPAQERIARAASLLARLGLADRASHKPGQLSGGQQQRVSIARALMNGGKVILADEPTGALDSASGQQVMAILRELHAEGHTIILVTHDSKVAEHADRIIEIGDGKLVADTRRESVTPPAAQAETAHQPAATGWRMLREHFAEAFGMAWRALMAHRLRSALTMLGIIIGIASVVSVVALGTGSSQRILSDISSLGTNTINIYPGKHFGDRKADAIHTLTPRDAAVLAEQPFVDSVTPEVSDSVTLRYRNVAVTAQVKGVGEQYFRVRGVSMAQGRAFDASAVSQQAQQVVIDENSRKALFADGDDPIGKVILLGKLPCRVVAVTQTQKSAFGTDENLNLWLPYSTVMYRMLGQDYLKAVTVRVSDNVSTDAAEQSLVALMTRRHGTQDFFVMNTDSIRQTIASTTATMTLLVSMIAVISLVVGGIGVMNIMLVSVSERTREIGVCMAVGARQRDIMQQFLIEAVLVCLLGGALGVALSLGLGVLVARLASFNMVYSLTSIVAAFACSTLVGVLFGYLPARNAARLDPVVALSRE, translated from the coding sequence ATGAGCATTCCCTTGCTGGCACTATCCGGCGTGTGTCGTGACTTTGCCTCTGGCGAAGATACGGTCACCGTGCTGGATAACATCAATCTGCAGATTCAGGCTGGCGAGATGGTGGCCATCATCGGCGTTTCCGGCTCTGGCAAATCCACGCTGATGAATATTCTGGGCTGTCTGGATGCGCCCAGCCGCGGCAGCTACCGCGTGGCCGGTCAACCGGTGGCGGACATGTCACCGGATCAACTGGCGCAGCTACGCCGTGAGCATTTCGGCTTCATTTTCCAGCGCTATCATCTGCTGGGCGAACTCAATGCCCTGCAAAACGTCGAGTTGCCCGCAGTTTATGCCGGCAGCCCGGCGCAAGAGCGTATTGCGCGGGCCGCCAGCCTGCTGGCACGACTGGGCCTGGCCGACCGCGCCAGCCACAAGCCCGGCCAGCTGTCCGGCGGCCAGCAGCAGCGGGTGAGTATTGCCCGCGCACTGATGAATGGCGGCAAGGTGATTCTGGCCGACGAACCTACCGGCGCACTGGACAGCGCCAGCGGCCAGCAGGTGATGGCCATCCTGCGCGAACTGCATGCCGAAGGCCACACCATCATTCTGGTGACGCACGACAGCAAGGTGGCCGAACACGCCGACCGCATCATCGAGATCGGTGACGGCAAGCTGGTGGCCGATACCCGCCGTGAATCCGTCACGCCGCCAGCGGCGCAGGCCGAGACTGCCCATCAGCCAGCGGCTACCGGCTGGCGCATGCTGCGCGAACACTTTGCTGAAGCCTTCGGCATGGCCTGGCGCGCGCTGATGGCGCACCGGCTGCGCTCCGCACTCACCATGCTGGGCATCATCATCGGCATTGCCTCGGTGGTGTCGGTAGTGGCGCTGGGGACCGGTTCCAGTCAGCGCATTCTCAGCGACATCAGCTCGCTGGGCACCAATACCATCAACATCTATCCCGGCAAGCATTTTGGCGACCGCAAGGCCGATGCCATCCACACGCTGACCCCGCGCGATGCTGCGGTGCTGGCCGAGCAGCCCTTTGTCGACAGTGTCACCCCGGAAGTCAGCGACAGCGTGACGCTGCGCTATCGCAATGTGGCGGTCACTGCGCAGGTCAAGGGCGTGGGTGAGCAGTATTTCCGCGTGCGCGGCGTATCCATGGCGCAAGGGCGTGCATTTGATGCCAGCGCCGTCAGTCAGCAGGCGCAGCAGGTGGTGATTGACGAAAACAGCCGCAAGGCCTTGTTTGCCGACGGCGACGACCCCATCGGCAAAGTCATCCTGCTGGGCAAGCTGCCCTGCCGGGTGGTGGCGGTGACGCAAACCCAGAAAAGCGCCTTCGGCACCGATGAAAACCTCAATCTATGGCTGCCCTACAGCACGGTGATGTACCGCATGCTGGGCCAGGATTACCTGAAAGCTGTCACGGTGCGGGTAAGCGATAACGTATCCACCGATGCTGCCGAACAGAGCCTGGTGGCGCTGATGACACGTCGGCACGGCACGCAGGATTTCTTTGTGATGAATACCGACAGCATCCGCCAGACCATTGCCAGCACCACCGCCACCATGACGCTGCTGGTGTCGATGATTGCGGTGATTTCACTGGTGGTGGGCGGCATTGGCGTGATGAACATCATGCTGGTATCGGTGAGCGAACGTACCCGCGAAATTGGCGTGTGCATGGCAGTGGGTGCGCGCCAGCGCGACATCATGCAGCAGTTTCTGATTGAAGCCGTGCTGGTATGCCTGCTGGGCGGCGCGCTGGGTGTGGCCTTGTCGCTGGGCCTGGGGGTGCTGGTGGCCCGCCTGGCCAGCTTCAATATGGTTTACTCACTCACCTCCATTGTGGCGGCCTTTGCCTGCTCCACCCTGGTGGGGGTGTTGTTCGGCTATCTGCCGGCACGCAATGCCGCGCGGCTGGACCCGGTAGTGGCGCTGTCCCGCGAATGA
- a CDS encoding efflux transporter outer membrane subunit: MKASFSILLASLLLAGCSSLSGTPYHTPSVNLPTQWQATSQDKAVGVSMPADQAWWQQFGDAELNALVEHVLSCNNDLAAAAIKVRQAMLKADLADTDLAPTPSFSLSSTANRRVGGDAVSSQSHAATLSVSYELDLWGKLAHQSDAKAWEARATVQDMQSSRLSLIGSTIKLYWKQAWLRQRLALGQASIDYQQQALRLVLAKQQAGAAAELDVLTVRQNLASQQASLHDYQQQLAETQNALAILLDGPPKGDIAWRASLPAADLPDVPAGLPVALLARRPDLRAAELRLRETLATGDATRASYYPDFSLTGSLGSSSARLAQVLSNPLATLGSGITLPFLQWRQMKLNNSISDADYQLAVVNFRQTLYSALADVENALSARSQYQQQGARLTQSALLAQRAEHLYRLRYQAGAAPLKDWLDAQETRRTAEVSLLENRYNRLVNQVTLYQALGGNASVQ, from the coding sequence ATGAAAGCAAGTTTTTCCATCCTGCTTGCCAGCCTGCTGCTGGCCGGCTGCAGCAGCCTCAGCGGCACGCCTTATCACACCCCGTCAGTCAATCTGCCAACGCAATGGCAGGCGACCAGCCAGGACAAGGCCGTCGGAGTGTCCATGCCGGCCGATCAGGCGTGGTGGCAGCAGTTTGGCGATGCCGAACTGAATGCGCTGGTGGAGCATGTGCTCTCCTGCAATAACGATCTGGCCGCCGCCGCCATCAAGGTACGTCAGGCCATGCTGAAGGCGGATCTGGCGGATACCGATCTGGCACCCACGCCGTCTTTCAGCCTGTCCAGCACGGCCAACCGGCGCGTGGGCGGCGATGCCGTCAGCAGCCAGAGCCACGCCGCCACGCTGTCGGTCAGTTATGAACTGGACTTGTGGGGTAAGCTGGCGCACCAGAGCGATGCCAAGGCCTGGGAGGCGCGTGCCACGGTACAGGATATGCAAAGCAGCCGGCTCAGCCTGATCGGCAGCACCATCAAGCTGTACTGGAAACAGGCCTGGCTACGCCAGCGGCTGGCGCTGGGGCAGGCCAGCATCGATTACCAGCAACAGGCGCTGCGGCTGGTGCTGGCCAAGCAGCAGGCCGGTGCGGCGGCCGAGCTGGATGTGCTGACCGTGCGGCAAAACCTGGCCAGCCAGCAAGCCAGCCTGCACGACTACCAGCAGCAATTGGCCGAAACGCAGAATGCACTGGCGATATTGCTGGATGGTCCGCCCAAGGGAGACATCGCCTGGCGCGCCAGCCTGCCTGCGGCTGATCTGCCGGACGTGCCTGCCGGTCTGCCGGTGGCGCTGCTGGCGCGTCGTCCCGACCTGCGCGCCGCCGAATTGCGCCTGCGCGAAACACTGGCAACTGGCGATGCCACCCGTGCATCGTACTATCCCGATTTTTCCCTGACCGGCAGCCTGGGCAGCAGCAGCGCCCGGCTGGCGCAGGTGCTGAGCAATCCGCTGGCCACACTGGGCAGCGGCATCACCTTGCCATTCCTGCAGTGGCGGCAGATGAAGCTGAACAACAGCATCAGTGATGCCGACTACCAGTTGGCGGTGGTGAACTTCCGCCAGACTTTGTATTCCGCACTGGCCGATGTGGAAAACGCGCTGTCTGCCCGCAGCCAGTACCAGCAGCAGGGTGCGCGGCTAACGCAATCCGCCTTGTTGGCACAGCGGGCGGAACACCTTTACCGGCTGCGCTATCAGGCTGGTGCCGCACCGCTGAAGGACTGGCTGGATGCGCAAGAAACGCGCCGTACCGCCGAGGTAAGCCTGCTGGAAAACCGCTATAACCGGCTGGTGAATCAGGTAACGCTGTACCAGGCGCTGGGTGGCAATGCCAGTGTGCAGTAA
- a CDS encoding DHA2 family efflux MFS transporter permease subunit, whose product MTDSSVTASPKPLEGSTLWLAALVLAAANFVAVLDTTIANVSVPNIAGGLAVSSSQGTYVITSYAVAEAITVPLTGWLAARLGTVRLFIGSMVLFGLFSLLCGMAGSLETLVLFRVLQGLAGGPLMPMSQTLLLRIFPKEKTGAAIGLWSMTTLIAPIMGPILGGVLCDQVSWPWIFWINVPITMLCGYAGWQLLKSQESLRENIRVDAVGLGLLVVWVAALQIMLDEGKNLDWFNSAEIIALAVTAAIGFAAFLIWELTEKNPVVNLRVFRHRGYWASVLTISLAFGSFFGATVLTPQWLQSYMGYTATEAGHATAMSGILAVLVAPLVAQLSTRVDPRPLVFMGVMWLGGVTLYRSFSTTDMGFWQVALPLLFQGVGMPFFFVPLTGLAMASVEPEEMASAAGLMSFMRTLSGAFATSLVTTAWEDKASYNHADLVGSIDPGGDTLRTLQGSGMSLDAASNQLNQLLQSQSIMLSTNQIFWLTGLSFVVAACAIWLAPRPSRVADTSQAH is encoded by the coding sequence ATGACTGACAGCTCCGTTACTGCTTCACCCAAGCCACTGGAAGGCAGCACCCTGTGGCTGGCTGCCTTGGTGCTGGCCGCTGCCAATTTTGTCGCCGTGCTGGACACCACCATTGCCAATGTGTCGGTGCCCAATATTGCCGGCGGCTTGGCGGTATCTTCCAGCCAGGGTACTTATGTCATTACGTCTTATGCCGTGGCCGAGGCCATTACCGTGCCGCTAACCGGCTGGCTGGCGGCACGGCTGGGCACGGTAAGGCTGTTCATCGGCTCCATGGTACTGTTCGGCCTGTTCTCCCTGCTGTGCGGCATGGCCGGTTCGCTGGAAACGCTGGTGCTGTTCCGCGTGCTGCAAGGCCTGGCCGGCGGCCCGCTGATGCCGATGTCGCAAACCCTGCTGCTGCGGATTTTCCCCAAGGAAAAAACCGGCGCCGCCATTGGCCTGTGGAGCATGACCACGCTGATTGCGCCCATCATGGGGCCGATTCTGGGCGGCGTGCTGTGTGACCAGGTGAGCTGGCCGTGGATTTTCTGGATCAACGTCCCCATCACCATGCTGTGCGGCTATGCCGGCTGGCAATTGCTGAAAAGCCAGGAAAGCCTGCGCGAGAACATCCGCGTGGATGCCGTCGGCCTTGGCCTGCTGGTGGTGTGGGTGGCGGCACTGCAAATCATGCTGGATGAAGGCAAGAACCTGGACTGGTTCAATTCCGCCGAGATCATCGCGCTGGCAGTGACCGCTGCCATCGGCTTTGCTGCCTTCCTGATCTGGGAATTGACCGAGAAAAACCCGGTGGTGAACCTGCGGGTATTCCGTCACCGCGGCTACTGGGCCAGCGTGCTTACCATTTCACTGGCCTTCGGTTCCTTTTTTGGCGCAACGGTGCTCACCCCGCAATGGCTGCAAAGCTATATGGGCTACACCGCCACCGAAGCAGGCCATGCCACGGCGATGAGCGGCATTCTGGCGGTGCTGGTGGCGCCGCTGGTAGCACAGCTTTCCACCCGTGTCGATCCTCGCCCCTTGGTGTTCATGGGCGTGATGTGGCTGGGTGGCGTCACCCTGTACCGCAGCTTCTCCACTACCGACATGGGTTTCTGGCAAGTAGCCTTGCCGCTGCTGTTCCAGGGCGTGGGCATGCCTTTCTTCTTTGTGCCGCTCACTGGCCTGGCCATGGCCAGCGTGGAGCCGGAGGAAATGGCCTCGGCGGCAGGCTTGATGAGCTTCATGCGCACGCTGTCCGGGGCTTTTGCCACCTCGCTGGTGACTACCGCCTGGGAAGACAAGGCCAGCTACAACCATGCTGACCTGGTAGGCAGCATCGACCCCGGTGGCGACACCCTGCGCACCCTGCAGGGTAGCGGCATGAGCCTGGATGCAGCCAGCAATCAGCTCAACCAGCTGTTGCAGTCGCAAAGCATCATGCTGTCCACCAACCAGATTTTCTGGCTGACCGGCCTGTCCTTTGTGGTGGCCGCCTGCGCCATCTGGCTGGCACCCCGTCCCAGCCGCGTGGCGGATACCAGTCAGGCGCACTGA